A part of Molothrus aeneus isolate 106 unplaced genomic scaffold, BPBGC_Maene_1.0 scaffold_30, whole genome shotgun sequence genomic DNA contains:
- the CUNH19orf53 gene encoding leydig cell tumor 10 kDa protein homolog translates to MAQGRPKAAAKRPKAAAAAAARSTRGPRKGGRTIAPKKLRVIQQQKLKKRLEVGIRMRIEQETVQRAQGALPKKLALVTAPKAGKDKDRAKKGRG, encoded by the exons ATGGCGCAGGGCCGCCCCAAGGCCGCGGCCAAGCGCCCTaaagcggcggcggcagcggcggcccgGAGCACTCGGGGCCCACGGAAAGGAG GCCGCACCATCGCCCCCAAGAAGCTCCGCGTGatccagcagcagaagctgaagAAG CGCTTGGAGGTCGGGATCCGGATGCGGATCGAGCAGGAGACCGTGCAGCGAGCGCAGGGAGCGCTGCCCAAAAAGCTGGCGCTGGTCACGGCGCCCAAGGCCGGcaaggacaaggacagagcCAAGAAGGGCCGCGGCTGA